In Sorghum bicolor cultivar BTx623 chromosome 8, Sorghum_bicolor_NCBIv3, whole genome shotgun sequence, one genomic interval encodes:
- the LOC8076305 gene encoding probable pectate lyase 4 encodes MGSRVSGPHHMDPPPPPPPPPQQQHPPHPQGERHGGGETMPYQDADHRLRALAGRAEGFGRHAIGGLHGSIYRVTSLQDDGCGSLREACRGEEPRWIVFEVSGTIHLRTYLRVSSYKTIDGRGQRVVLAGKGLQLKSCHHVIVCNLVFEGGRGHDVDGIQIKPDSTNIWIDRCTLADYDDGLIDITRQSTDITVSRCHFMRHDKTMLIGADPTHVGDRCIRVTIHHCFFDGTRQRHPRLRFGKVHLYNNYTRSWGIYAVCAGVEAQIVSQCNIYEAGGGPPKKTTVFKYMPEKAGDREDVVAGLVSSEGDAFLNGALPCLIGGPGPVFRPEDYYQQWTMEPASPALKDIIQLCAGWQPVPRPSDDLSF; translated from the exons ATGGGTTCACGAGTTTCGGGGCCCCACCACATggatcctcctcctccgccgccgccgccgccgcagcagcagcaccctCCTCATCCTCAGGGTGAGCGTCACGGCGGCGGAGAGACGATGCCGTACCAGGACGCGGACCATAGGCTCCGCGCGCTGGCCGGGCGCGCGGAGGGCTTCGGCCGCCACGCCATCGGCGGCCTCCACGGATCCATCTACCGCGTCACGTCGCTCCAAG ACGACGGGTGCGGGAGCCTGAGGGAGGCGTGCCGCGGGGAGGAGCCGCGGTGGATCGTCTTCGAGGTGTCCGGCACCATCCACCTCCGCACCTACCTCCGTGTCTCCTCGTACAAGACCATCGACGGCCGCGGGCAGCGCGTGGTGCTCGCCGGCAAGGGGCTCCAGCTCAAGTCCTGCCACCACGTCATCGTCTGCAACCTGGTGTTCGAAGGAGGACGCGGCCACGACGTCGACGGCATCCAGATCAAGCCCGACTCCACCAACATCTGGATCGACCGCTGCACCCTCGCCGACTACGACGACGGCCTCATCGACATCACGCGGCAGAGCACCGACATCACGGTCTCAAG ATGCCACTTCATGCGGCACGACAAGACGATGCTGATCGGCGCCGACCCGACGCACGTCGGCGACCGCTGCATCAGGGTGACCATCCACCACTGTTTCTTCGACGGCACGCGGCAGAGGCACCCCCGCCTCCGTTTCGGCAAGGTGCACCTCTACAACAACTACACGCGGAGCTGGGGCATCTACGCGGTCTGCGCAGGCGTCGAGGCCCAGATCGTGTCGCAGTGCAACATCTACGAGGCGGGTGGAGGGCCTCCGAAGAAGACGACTGTGTTCAAGTACATGCCGGAGAAGGCCGGCGACCGAGAGGATGTGGTGGCGGGGTTGGTCAGCTCGGAAGGGGACGCCTTCCTCAACGGCGCGCTGCCCTGCCTGATCGGTGGCCCTGGACCTGTCTTCAGGCCAGAGGATTACTACCAGCAGTGGACTATGGAGCCAGCGTCGCCGGCGCTCAAGGACATAATACAGCTCTGTGCAGGATGGCAGCCGGTGCCCAGGCCCTCTGACGATTTGTCATTCTGA
- the LOC8076306 gene encoding DNA-directed RNA polymerases II, IV and V subunit 10: MIIPVRCFTCGKVIGNKWDLYLDLLQADYSEGDALDALELFRYCCRRMLMTHVDLIEKLLNYNTLEKTETS; encoded by the exons atGATCATCCCGGTGCGCTGCTTCACCTGCGGCAAG GTGATTGGGAACAAGTGGGACCTCTACCTCGACCTCCTCCAGGCCGACTACTCGGAAGG GGATGCTCTGGATGCTTTGGAATTGTTCCGCTACTGCTGCAGGCGGATGCTCATGACCCATGTTGACCTCATTGAGAAATTGCTCAACTACAATA CACTGGAGAAGACTGAGACAAGTTAA